The following proteins are co-located in the Haliotis asinina isolate JCU_RB_2024 chromosome 13, JCU_Hal_asi_v2, whole genome shotgun sequence genome:
- the LOC137260347 gene encoding golgin subfamily A member 6-like protein 26 yields the protein MRRESPVPREEKVRYLEKRKSSVRRRESSVPGEEKVQCQEARKFSARRRESPEERKSSVRRRESSVPGEEKDRCQKKRKFSVRRRESPVSAEDKLQCQEKRKSSVRRRESPVPSEEKVRCPEKRKSSVRRRECPVPGEEKVQCQEKRKSTTRREKVQCQEKIKSPVSGEEKVHWKEKRKSSVRRRESPLPGEEKVRCPEKRKSSEKRKSGAQKRESPLSGEGKVQYQVKRKSSVRRRERPVSGEDKVQCQEKTKSSARTERSVKGEEKVQGQLKRKSGTRRRESPVPREEKVQCLGKRKSREEKVHCQEKKSPVSGEGKVQYQVKRKSSVKRRESPVSDEEKVQFLEKRKSGT from the exons TCCAGTGTCAGGAGGCGAGAAAGTTCAGTGCCAGGAGAAGAGAAAGTCCG GAGGAGAGAAAGTCCAGTGTCAGGAGGCGAGAAAGTTCAGTGCCAGGTGAAGAGAAAGACCGGTGTCAGAAGAAGAGAAAGTTTAGTGTCAGGAGAAGAGAAAGTCCAGTGTCAGCAGAAGACAAACTCCAGTGCCAGGAGAAGAGAAAGTCCAGTGTCAGGAGAAGAGAAAGTCCAGTGCCATCAGAAGAGAAAGTCCGGTGCCCAGAAAAGAGAAAGTCCAGTGTCAGGAGAAGGGAATGTCCAGTGCCAGGTGAAGAAAAAGTCCAGTGTCAGGAGAAGAGAAAGTCCACTACCAGGAGAGAGAAAGTCCAGTGTCAGGAGAAGATAAAAAGTCCAGTGTCAGGAGAAGAGAAAGTCCACTGGAAGGAGAAGAGAAAGTCCAGTGTCAGGAGAAGAGAAAGTCCACTGCCAGGAGAAGAGAAAGTCCGGTGCCCAGAAAAGAGAAAGTCCAGT GAGAAGAGAAAGTCCGGTGCCCAGAAAAGGGAAAGTCCACTGTCAGGAGAAGGGAAAGTCCAGTACCAGGTGAAGAGAAAGTCCAGTGTCAGGAGAAGAGAAAGACCAGTGTCAGGAGAAGACAAAGTTCAGTGCCAGGAGAAGACAAAGTCCAGTGCG AGAACAGAAAGGTCAGTGAAAGGTGAAGAGAAAGTCCAGGGCCAGCTGAAGAGAAAGTCTGGTACCAGGAGAAGAGAAAGTCCAGTGCCTAGAGAAGAGAAAGTCCAGTGCCTAGGGAAGAGAAAGTCCA GAGAAGAGAAAGTCCATTGCCAGGAAAAGAAAAGTCCAGTGTCAGGAGAAGGGAAAGTCCAGTACCAGGTGAAGAGAAAGTCCAGTGTCAAAAGAAGAGAAAGTCCAGTGTCAGACGAAGAGAAAGTCCAGTTCCTGGAGAAGAGAAAGTCCGGTACCTAG